From Drosophila subpulchrella strain 33 F10 #4 breed RU33 unplaced genomic scaffold, RU_Dsub_v1.1 Primary Assembly Seq354, whole genome shotgun sequence, the proteins below share one genomic window:
- the LOC119560099 gene encoding diacylglycerol kinase eta isoform X8 — translation MEDWLGSLKTATAPQRPRGDSFLIEQHDILSNHHHWYATSHARPTYCNVCRDALSGVTSHGLSCEVCKCKVHKRCAAKSIANCKWTTLASVGKDIIEQADGIIMPHQWMEGNLPVSSMCAVCKKTCGSVLRLQDWRCLWCRATVHVACRPQMAVACPIGPAKLSVVPPTSVHSISTDDAWDVASPRGNFSPLLVFVNSKSGDNQGVKFLRRFKQLLNPAQVFDLISTGPSLGLRLFRHFEMFRILVCSGDGSVGWVLSEIDRFNMHKQCQVAVMPLGTGNDLARVLGWGSSCDDDTHLPQILERYESASTKMLDRWSIMVFEKAIPVPKTPKMSISTEQEAMLTGMVTSANHHLRFIVETNDTQTLISSTRNLCDTIDDLVVRISEHHKEDEQLAVKCDILKQKLNMLLDALQEEEIGAHSGDDLIATIRSLIARSIPLTPGSSASLLNPNISIEKTEKDQINTKERRNSRSLRSSEKEALQCRANSVKRAIYNVVEHSEPGRPKRYQRKLSITPFEALKLPTNNSGESTPCSSPLPIIPPINIISPTMETSRLTCISPLPDTRRDSVDESFFNSINLPAPRQFADSRRSSGVEVIQEIEEGANGETVYRRSRMSLTGGANIDDFGNRLSPCSDVGDNSPTERKVDFLRVPIHTGEPIDDPLSDYRPHEVFERTYYMTREMDKDKEKEKEKEVENDKEKDKCVEKEKCVEKEDSMPTEKLVHTCNLQVPGVVVTPNSQNVYSSASITIIDTDAQTTTEQSSSDDLGGEASDVLSAISNEECSVASEIFDKQDAGQTVGDIIQNMDASNFTHIDSPETSDETEAMPGESIMDDISSVLGHDITYALQDNTLTDDTTTLCSEHVGPPKPPRKKSLSALSRPQSHPRRRNSSPPRMARLARMDSDDNPQQFGFENIVFEIDNRCDDQKMREPPRYCSLAQFVEGNDIARQSFKRPKKRISLKKLKPTTTTEIVSQQQLLLEQQRSGDNDNDDPEAQLTPTNNVANLLATTSEDELSTQTAIKIEIQDVDATVRNINSSMKATTILATSTSPTKKSGHGQDVKRITFDESCKKESFDDVNPNYPQISVVVRPPTPLRGDSIKPTVSLLPGSSGGAMAVSMTCSGMLGVRAMNASEIRRHSSHAPGLAVREFDKDKDRRHSGFNPNQLTLDPEHARFLSSSPAASRRISCGSLFKKKNQKIATKRGYGLFSVRFFVVAEPDIRLATLALIRPLIPLPNEALPNLQTLKGSKSSLFMGSTLFGFDHLASGDKDKEEKGGKDKEKTPTDETGRKLPIINPLVRLPNWPNLSNGGGFISKCLLANADTLCAAVSPLMDPDETLLAGYHEKCVMNNYFGIGIDAKISLDFHNKREEHPEKCRSRARNYMWYGVLGSKQLLQKTCKNLEQRVQLECDGQRIPLPELQGIVILNIPSFMGGTNFWGSSKKDDIFLPPSFDDRVLEVVAVFGSVQMAASRLINLQHHRIAQCQSVQINILGDEEIPIQVDGEAWLQPPGMIRILHKNRVQMLCRNRSLELSLKSWQEKQRQHSISIQRDASSTASEHAISTDEVISERECYVLLNFIEAVSSLVKWVKFLIISHPALQHDLYEVACRASEALESIHPQGKLLEGPSLRTKLVEVIDSSRQLYDDACTLLRDRGHSLILREDLETKLSAALANMEMELKKCSVQKCIDGKLRAYFNVLAPNEESDGRRKSRPFWVRLRSGSTAGQQAFKPPLTNTREAANNWSVNEVVTWLETMQLSEYVDSFLKNDIRGKELLTLGRRDLKDLGVVKVGHVKRILQAIKDLSEN, via the exons ATGGAGGACTGGCTGGGCAGCCTGAAGACGGCGACGGCGCCGCAGAGGCCGCGTGGGGACAGCTTCCTGATCGAGCAGCACGACATCCTGTCGAACCACCACCACTGGTACGCCACCTCCCACGCCCGCCCCACCTACTGCAATGTGTGCCGGGACGCCCTCTCCGGGGTCACCTCCCACGGACTCAGCTGCGAGGTGTGCAAGTGCAAGGTGCACAAGCGGTGTGCGGCCAAGTCGATCGCCAACTGCAAGTGGACAACGCTGGCCAGTGTGGGCAAGGACATCATCGAGCAGGCGGATGGCATCATCATGCCGCACCAGTGGATGGAGGGCAACCTCCCGGTGTCCTCCATGTGCGCCGTCTGCAAGAAGACCTGCGGATCGGTGCTAAGACTCCAGGATTGGAGGTGCCTGTGGTGTCGAGCTACTGTCCACGTGGCCTGTCGTCCTCAGATGGCGGTGGCCTGTCCCATCGGACCCGCCAAGTTGTCCGTCGTTCCACCTACCAGTGTCCACTCCATCAGCACCGACGACGCCTGGGATGTGGCCAGTCCGAGGGGCAACTTCTCGCCCTTGCTCGTTTTCGTGAACTCCAAGTCAGGAGACAATCAAGGAGTGAAGTTCCTGCGACGATTTAAGCAACTGCTGAATCCGGCCCAGGTCTTCGATCTCATCTCGACGGGTCCGAGTCTGGGATTGAGACTGTTCCGGCACTTTGAGATGTTCCGCATCCTGGTCTGCTCGGGCGACGGATCTGTCGGATGGGTGCTCAGCGAGATCGATCGCTTCAATATGCAT AAACAATGTCAGGTGGCGGTGATGCCCTTAGGCACTGGCAACGATCTGGCCAGGGTTTTGGGCTGGGGATCCAGCTGTGACGACGACACCCACCTGCCGCAGATCCTGGAACGCTACGAGTCGGCCAGCACCAAGATGTTGGATCGCTGGAGCATCATGGTCTTCGAGAAGGCCATTCCTGTGCCCAAAACGCCCAAGATGTCGATCAGCACCGAGCAGGAAGCCATGCTCACAGGCATGGTGACATCGGCCAACCACCATCTGCGCTTCATTGTGGAAACCAACGACACCCAGACTCTGATTAGCTCCACCCGGAATCTCTGCGACACCATTGACGATCTTGTGGTTCGAATCTCGGAACACCACAAGGAGGACGAACAGCTGGCGGTCAAGTGCGACATTCTCAAGCAAAAGCTTAACATGCTGCTAGATGCTCTTCAGGAGGAGGAGATCGGCGCCCACAGCGGCGACGACTTGATAGCCACCATCAGGAGTCTCATTGCGAGAAGTATTCCGCTGACACCAGGATCCAGCGCCTCTCTGCT CAACCCAAACATATCAATCGAAAAGACGGAAAAAGACCAGATCAATACAAAGGAGCGCAGGAATAGTCGGTCACTTCGCTCCAGCGAGAAGGAGGCTCTCCAGTGCCGTGCCAACAGCGTCAAACGAGCCATATACAATGTGGTGGAGCACTCGGAACCGGGACGTCCAAAACGCTACCAGCGGAAGCTATCGATCACCCCGTTCGAGGCCCTGAAGTTGCCCACCAACAATTCCGGGGAATCGACGCCCTGCAGCTCCCCCTTGCCAATAATCCCACCCATTAATATTATCTCCCCCACTATGGAAACCTCCCGACTTACCTGCATTTCTCCGTTGCCCGATACAAGACGTGATTCCGTAGACGAGAGCTTCTTCAACAGCATTAATCTACCGGCTCCGCGGCAATTTGCAGATAGTCGTAGGAGCTCTGGAGTGGAGGTAATCCAGGAGATCGAGGAGGGTGCCAATGGAGAGACCGTATACCGACGGAGTCGCATGTCCCTTACCGGTGGAGCCAATATCGATGATTTTGGTAATCGTTTGTCACCCTGCAGCGATGTTGGCGATAACTCGCCCACCGAGCGCAAAGTGGACTTCCTGAGGGTTCCGATCCACACTGGCGAACCGATCGACGACCCTCTTTCCGACTATCGACCCCACGAGGTCTTCGAGCGCACCTACTACATGACCCGGGAAATGGACAAGGACAAGGAAAAGGAGAAGGAGAAAGAAGTGGAGAATGACAAGGAGAAGGATAAGTGCGTCGAGAAGGAGAAATGCGTAGAAAAGGAGGACAGCATGCCCACCGAGAAGCTGGTTCACACTTGTAACCTGCAGGTACCCGGCGTTGTCGTTACCCCCAACTCCCAAAATGTTTACTCAAGCGCCAGCATTACAATCATAGATACCGACGCACAGACCACCACT GAACAGTCCTCTTCCGACGATCTGGGTGGCGAGGCTAGCGATGTTCTTTCGGCCATTAGCAATGAGGAGTGCAGCGTGGCTTCCGAAATATTCGACAAGCAGGACGCAGGACAAACCGTGGGTGATATTATCCAG AACATGGACGCCAGCAATTTCACTCACATTGACTCCCCGGAAACTAGCGATGAGACAGAAGCCATGCCCGGCGAGAGCATCATGGACGACATTAGCTCGGTACTGGGTCACGACATAACCTATGCCCTGCAGGACAACACCCTGACCGACGACACTACCACGCTCTGCTCGGAGCACGTGGGTCCGCCGAAACCTCCGCGCAAAAAGTCCTTGAGCGCCCTGAGCCGACCACAGTCCCATCCGCGCAGGCGCAACTCCTCTCCACCGAGAATGGCGCGTTTGGCGCGAATGGATAGCGATGATAATCCCCAGCAGTTCGGATTCGAGAATATCGTTTTCGAGATCGACAATCGATGCGACGACCAGAAGATGCGGGAGCCACCGCGCTACTGCAGCCTGGCGCAGTTCGTGGAAGGTAACGATATAGCGCGTCAGAGCTTCAAG CGTCCCAAAAAGCGCATCTCACTGAAAAAACTCAAACCCACTACAACCACTGAAATCGTATCTCAACAGCAGCTATTGCTAGAACAACAACGAAGTGGCGACAACGACAATGACGACCCCGAGGCCCAGCTAACGCCAACGAATAACGTGGCCAATTTACTGGCCACCACCAGCGAGGACGAGCTGTCCACGCAGACGGCCATCAAAATAGAAATACAAGACGTTGATGCCACTGTGCgcaacatcaacagcagcaTGAAGGCCACTACGATCTTGGCCACGTCGACATCGCCCACGAAGAAATCGGGCCATGGACAAGATGTAAAGCGCATTACTTTTGATGAGTCGTGTAAGAAAGAATCCTTTGATGATGTAAATCCCAACTATCCACAGATAAGTGTTGTTGTGAGGCCGCCGACGCCGTTGCGCGGCGACTCCATCAAGCCCACGGTCTCGCTCCTGCCGGGCTCCTCCGGCGGAGCCATGGCCGTGTCCATGACCTGCTCCGGAATGCTGGGGGTGCGGGCCATGAACGCCTCCGAGATCAGGCGCCACTCAAGCCACGCCCCCGGCCTGGCTGTCCGCGAGTTTGACAAGGACAAGGACCGCCGGCACTCTGGCTTCAATCCCAACCAGTTGACCCTCGATCCGGAGCACGCCCGCTTCCTCAGCAGCTCGCCGGCGGCCAGTCGCAGGATCAGCTGCGGCAGCCTCTTCAAG AAGAAAAACCAAAAGATCGCCACGAAGCGCGGCTACGGATTGTTCAGTGTTCGGTTCTTTGTGGTGGCCGAGCCAGATATTCGCCTGGCCACCCTGGCGCTTATCAGGCCGCTGATTCCTCTG CCGAACGAAGCCCTTCCGAATCTGCAGACCCTTAAGGGTTCCAAGTCGAGCTTGTTCATGGGCTCCACTCTATTCGGCTTCGATCACTTGGCTTCGGGAGACAAGGACAAGGAGGAGAAGGGTGGCAAGGACAAGGAGAAAACGCCCACCGATGAGACCGGTCGCAAGTTGCCTATCATCAATCCCCTGGTGCGACTGCCCAACTGGCCAA ACCTTTCCAATGGCGGTGGTTTCATATCCAAATGTCTTTTGGCCAATGCCGATACGCTCTGCGCCGCTGTCAGTCCTCTAATGGATCCGGATGAGACCCTCCTGGCCGGCTACCATGAGAAGTGCGTGATGAACAATTACTTTGGCATCGGAATCGATGCCAAGATCTCTCTGGACTTCCACAACAAGCGGGAGGAGCATCCGGAGAAGTGTCGATCTCGGGCCCGCAACTACATGTGGTATGGGGTATTGGGATCCAAGCAGCTCCTGCAAAAGACCTGCAAGAATCTGGAGCAGCGGGTGCAGCTGGAGTGCGATGGTCAGAGAATTCCGTTGCCGGAGCTGCAGGGAATCGTGATCCTAAACATACCCAGCTTCATGGGCGGCACTAATTTCTGGGGCAGCAGCAAGAAGGATGATATATTCCTCCCACCCAGCTTTGATGATCGTGTTCTCGAAGTAGTGGCTGTCTTTGGATCCGTCCAGATGGCAGCCTCGCGGCTGATCAATCTTCAACACCATCGGATCGCCCAGTGCCAGAGCGTGCAGATCAATATCCTGGGCGACGAGGAGATACCCATCCAGGTGGACGGTGAGGCCTGGCTGCAGCCACCGGGAATGATCCGCATCCTGCACAAGAACCGAGTGCAGATGTTGTGCCGGAACAGGAGCTTGGAGCTATCGCTGAAGAGCTGGCAGGAGAAGCAGCGCCAGCACAGCATCTCCATCCAAAGGGATGCATCCTCAACAGCTTCGGAGCACGCCATCTCCACCGACGAGGTGATCTCCGAACGCGAATGCTACGTACTCCTCAACTTCATCGAGGCCGTTAGCTCGCTGGTCAAGTGGGTCAAGTTCCTGATCATCTCGCATCCGGCTCTGCAACACGATCTCTACGAGGTGGCCTGTCGGGCCAGTGAGGCCCTGGAGTCCATCCATCCGCAGGGCAAGCTGCTCGAAGGTCCTTCGCTGCGCACCAAGTTGGTGGAGGTCATTGACTCGTCGCGACAACTCTATGACGATGCCTGCACCCTGCTCCGCGATCGAGGTCACAGCTTGATTCTCCGCGAGGATCTGGAGACGAAGCTCAGCGCGGCTTTGGCCAACATGGAGATGGAGCTGAAGAAGTGCTCTGTGCAAAAGTGCATCGACGGCAAGCTGAGGGCCTACTTCAATGTTTTGGCGCCCAACGAGGAG TCCGATGGCCGCCGGAAGTCACGACCCTTCTGGGTGAGACTACGCTCCGGCTCGACCGCCGGCCAGCAGGCGTTTAAGCCACCTTTGACCAACACCCGCGAGGCAGCTAACAACTGGAGCGTGAACGAAGTGGTCACCTGGCTAGAGACGATGCAGTTGTCCGAGTACGTGGACAGCTTCCTGAAGAACGACATTCGGGGCAAGGAGCTGCTCACCCTGGGAAGGCGCGACCTCAAGGACCTGGGCGTGGTCAAGGTGGGCCACGTCAAGCGCATACTGCAGGCCATCAAGGATCTCAGCGAGAACTAG